In the genome of Amaranthus tricolor cultivar Red isolate AtriRed21 chromosome 15, ASM2621246v1, whole genome shotgun sequence, one region contains:
- the LOC130801608 gene encoding CBL-interacting serine/threonine-protein kinase 4-like, giving the protein MAAVLTDPPQPPPSSQSPPPCKPDPKTILEKYQQGKLLGKGSFAKVYHARSISTQKSVAIKVIDKSKTHSSMEPRIIGEVAAMRRLNHPNILKIHEVLATKSKIYLVMELAKGGDLFGKLSRRPDHRFPEPIARKYFHQLIAALHYCHQNGVAHRDVKPQNLLLDEEGNIKLSDFGLSAVVEIAKDRLMLQTSCGTPAFAAPEIVGKTRNGYDGSKADAWSCGVILFVMLTGYLPFDDANLVLMYRKMHKKEYRFPSWVSKPARGLITRLLDPNPVRRLGIDEIPNDSWFKNHGLVYPRSVSLGDIASLEEKRYEKILMVERSNTMGTSSSCNGENGEMMNAFELISMSNGLNLSELFDEDCLGLRRKEKRFTSREAKKVVVEKVGKVGEILGYEVEKREKCGGGSCCVWLGKDRFVLAVTVSEVAAELVVVELKMVDGSGVGWDQEQVYWEQLKVGLGDIVVSWHH; this is encoded by the coding sequence atggCGGCAGTTCTTACAGACCCACCACAACCTCCACCTTCTTCTCAATCACCTCCCCCTTgtaaacccgacccgaaaaccATCCTCGAAAAATACCAACAAGGTAAATTACTCGGTAAAGGGAGCTTCGCTAAAGTTTACCATGCCCGATCCATTTCAACCCAAAAATCCGTAGCTATAAAAGTCATTGATAAATCTAAAACTCATTCTTCTATGGAACCTAGAATCATCGGAGAAGTTGCAGCAATGCGACGATTAAACCACCCAAATATTCTCAAAATCCATGAAGTTTTAGCCACCAAATCTAAAATCTACCTTGTTATGGAACTTGCTAAAGGTGGTGATCTTTTCGGTAAGCTTTCTCGACGACCCGATCATCGTTTTCCTGAACCTATTGCGAGAAAATACTTTCATCAATTGATTGCTGCTCTTCATTATTGTCATCAAAACGGCGTCGCACACCGTGATGTAAAACCCCAGAATCTtcttcttgatgaagaaggaaataTCAAACTATCTGATTTCGGTCTTTCTGCGGTTGTTGAAATCGCGAAAGATCGTCTTATGCTTCAGACATCGTGCGGTACACCGGCTTTTGCTGCTCCGGAAATTGTGGGTAAGACCCGGAACGGGTATGACGGGTCTAAGGCAGATGCTTGGTCTTGTGGGgttattttatttgtaatgTTAACAGGGTATTTACCATTTGATGATGCTAATTTGGTGTTGATGTATAGGAAGATGCATAAGAAAGAGTACCGTTTTCCTTCGTGGGTTTCAAAACCCGCAAGGGGTTTGATTACTCGGCTTTTGGACCCGAACCCGGTGAGGAGATTGGGTATTGATGAGATACCAAATGACTCTTGGTTTAAGAATCATGGGTTGGTTTATCCAAGGAGTGTTAGTTTAGGGGATATAGCTTCTTTGGAGGAGAAAAGATATGAGAAGATACTTATGGTAGAAAGGAGTAATACAATGGGAACATCAAGCTCTTGTAATGGTGAAAATGGTGAAATGATGAATGCTTTCGAGTTGATTTCGATGTCGAATGGGTTGAATTTATCTGAGTTATTTGATGAGGATTGTTTGGGATTGAGGAGAAAAGAGAAGAGGTTTACTTCTAGGGAGGCTAAGAAAGTTGTGGTGGAGAAAGTTGGGAAAGTTGGTGAGATTTTAGGGTATGAGGTTGAAAAGAGGGAGAAATGTGGTGGAGGAAGTTGTTGTGTTTGGTTGGGGAAAGATAGGTTTGTATTGGCGGTGACGGTTTCCGAGGTGGCGGCCGAGTTGGTGGTGGTGGAGTTGAAGATGGTGGATGGTAGTGGTGTTGGATGGGATCAAGAACAAGTTTATTGGGAGCAATTGAAAGTTGGACTTGGTGATATTGTTGTGTCATGGCACCACTGA